The following is a genomic window from Variovorax paradoxus.
GGCCACGCGGCGCGCCACGCTGTCGCCAGCGCTGCCGGCCGGAAAGCCGTAGTAGATCTTTGCCTGCTGCACGGCCTGGGCGAGTGCGGCAAGCGGATGCAGGGCGCCGAATGCGGCTGCGCCGCCGAGCACCTTCACGAACTGACGTCGGTTGGTCATGGTCTTGTCTCCGGTTTTCTAGGGTTCTGGAATCGAAATCAGCGCGGTGCCATGCGCAAGGCGCCGTCAAGGCGAATCACTTCGCCGTTCAAATGCCCGTTGGTCACGATGTGGCAGGCCAGTTCGGCAAATTCCGAAGGCTTGCCCAGGCGCGGCGGAAACGGAATCGATGCCGCAAGCGATTGCTGCACCGCTTCGGGCAGTTCCATCAAGAGCGGCGTGGCAAAGAGGCCGGGCGCCACGGTGCACACGCGAATGGCGTGCTGCGCCAGGTCGCGTGCCATCGGCAGCGTCATGCCCACCAGGCCGCCCTTCGATGCGCTGTAGGCCTGCTGGCCCACCTGGCCGTCGAAGGCGGCGACCGAGGCGGTGAAGAGCATCACGCCTTTTTCGCCGTTGTCGAGCGCTTCGAGCTTGGCGCAGCGCGCCGCGAACAGGCGCGCCATGTTGTAGCCACCGATCAGGTTGATGTTGACCACGCGCACGAAGTCTTCGAGCGGAGCCGGGTTGCCGTCCTTGCCGACGATGCGTTTGGCGCTGCCGATGCCGGCCACGTTCATGAGAATGCGCGCGGGGCCGTGCGCCGCCGCGGCCTTGTCGAGCGCCGCATTGACGCTCTCGGTGTCGGTGATGTCGCAGACGCACGCCACGCCACCGATCTCCGAAGCGACCTTTTCGGCGAGCTCCGCATTGCGGTCGAGCACGGCCACCTTGGCGCCCAGCCGCGAGAGTTCGCGCGCGGTGGCTTCACCGAGGCCCGATGCGCCGCCGGTGACGAGTGCTGCTTGTCCTTCGATCTTCATGGTGTGTGTCTCCTGGATGTGGGTCAGCGGGGCTTCAAGGTGAAGGGCAGGGTGTCGGCATGCAGCGCCTCGACCAGGTGGGCGCGGTGCTTGAGCACGGCGCGCTGGT
Proteins encoded in this region:
- a CDS encoding SDR family NAD(P)-dependent oxidoreductase, yielding MKIEGQAALVTGGASGLGEATARELSRLGAKVAVLDRNAELAEKVASEIGGVACVCDITDTESVNAALDKAAAAHGPARILMNVAGIGSAKRIVGKDGNPAPLEDFVRVVNINLIGGYNMARLFAARCAKLEALDNGEKGVMLFTASVAAFDGQVGQQAYSASKGGLVGMTLPMARDLAQHAIRVCTVAPGLFATPLLMELPEAVQQSLAASIPFPPRLGKPSEFAELACHIVTNGHLNGEVIRLDGALRMAPR